The following are from one region of the Nicotiana tabacum cultivar K326 chromosome 3, ASM71507v2, whole genome shotgun sequence genome:
- the LOC107830055 gene encoding amino acid transporter AVT3C-like: protein MGFEKDKASSSSHILQIPREDTPLLANTQHLSSPSKTFANVFIAVVGAGVLGLPYSFKKTGWVMGTLMLLSVATLTCYCMMLLVYSRRKLESHFKVAKISSFGDLGYAVCGSVGRCTVDAMIVMSQAGFCISYLIFIANTLAHLFNYSVTNPSPKILGLSPKKVYIWSCFPFQLGLNSIPTLTHLAPLSIFADVVDLGAMGVVMAEDVLIFLKNRPVLETFGGFSVFFYGLGVSVYAFEGVGMVLPLEAEMKDKEKFGKILGLSMAFISLMYGSFGVLGYFAFGEETKDIITTNLGRGLLSTLVQIGLCINLFFTFPLMMNPVYEVMERRFCEGRYCFWLRWIVVLVVTLVALMVPNFADFLSLVGSSVCIVLGFVLPALFHLIVFKKELGWLGLALDSALVLMGAVLAIYGTYSSMLEIFGVKA from the coding sequence ATGGGGTTTGAGAAAGACAAGGCAAGTTCATCATCCCATATTCTGCAAATCCCAAGAGAAGATACACCACTTTTAGCAAACACCCAACATCTTTCTTCACCTTCCAAAACTTTTGCTAATGTTTTCATAGCAGTAGTAGGAGCTGGagttcttggtcttccttatagtTTCAAGAAAACAGGATGGGTAATGGGTACTCTCATGCTTTTATCAGTAGCAACTCTTACTTGCTATTGTATGATGCTTCTTGTTTATTCAAGGAGAAAGCTAGAATCCCATTTCAAAGTTGCCAAGATTTCATCTTTTGGTGATTTGGGATATGCTGTGTGTGGATCTGTAGGTAGATGTACAGTAGATGCTATGattgttatgtctcaagctggTTTTTGTATAAGTTACTTGATTTTCATAGCCAATACATTAGCACACTTATTCAATTATTCTGTTACAAATCCAAGTCCTAAAATCTTGGGGTTGTCACCTAAAAAAGTGTATATTTGGAGTTGTTTCCCATTTCAGTTGGGGTTGAATTCAATCCCTACACTCACTCACTTAGCCCCTTTGAGTATATTTGCTGATGTTGTTGATTTAGGTGCTATGGGGGTAGTTATGGCTGAGGATGTGTTGATTTTTCTAAAGAATAGACCTGTTCTTGAAACATTTGGTGGGTTCAGTGTTTTCTTCTATGGTCTTGGTGTATCTGTTTATGCTTTTGAAGGTGTTGGGATGGTCTTACCTTTAGAAGCAGAGATGAAAGACaaggaaaaatttgggaaaatcttGGGTTTGTCAATGGCTTTCATTTCTTTGATGTATGGTTCTTTTGGAGTATTGGGGTACTTTGCCTTTGGGGAAGAGACCAAAGATATAATCACAACCAATCTTGGGAGAGGATTGCTTAGCACATTAGTGCAAATTGGACTTTGCATAAACCTTTTCTTTACTTTCCCATTAATGATGAATCCTGTTTATGAAGTGATGGAAAGGAGATTTTGTGAAGGGAGATACTGCTTTTGGTTGAGATGGATTGTGGTTTTGGTAGTCACTTTAGTGGCATTAATGGTGCCAAATTTTGCTGATTTCTTGTCACTAGTTGGGAGCAGTGTGTGCATTGTTTTGGGGTTTGTGCTACCTGCTTTGTTTCACTTAATTGTATTCAAGAAAGAACTAGGATGGCTTGGTTTGGCTTTGGATTCTGCACTTGTTTTAATGGGTGCAGTTTTGGCTATCTATGGAACTTATTCTTCCATGCTGGAGATCTTTGGAGTCAAAGCATAA